Proteins encoded together in one Onychomys torridus chromosome 1, mOncTor1.1, whole genome shotgun sequence window:
- the Etfb gene encoding electron transfer flavoprotein subunit beta: MAELRALVAVKRVIDFAVKIRVKPDKSGVVTDGVKHSMNPFCEIAVEEAVRLKEKQLVKEVIAVSCGPSQCQETIRTALAMGADRGIHVEVPVAQAESLGPLQVARVLAKLAEKEKVDLLFLGKQAIDDDCNQTGQMTAGLLDWPQGTFASQVTLEGDKIKVEREIDGGLETLRLKLPSVVTADLRLNEPRYATLPNIMKAKKKKIEVIKPGDLGVDLTSKVSVLSVEEPPQRLAGVKVETTEDLVAKLKEVGRI, encoded by the exons ATGGCGGAGCTGCGCGCGCTTGTGGCTGTCAAGAGGGTCATCGACTTCGCTGTCAAG ATCCGGGTAAAGCCTGACAAGTCTGGAGTGGTCACCGATGGCGTGAAGCACTCCATGAACCCTTTCTGTGAGATCGCGGTGGAGGAGGCTGTGCGGCTGAAAGAGAAGCAGCTGGTAAAGGAGGTCATCGCTGTGAGCTGTGGCCCCTCACAGTGCCAG GAGACCATCCGTACTGCTCTAGCCATGGGTGCAGACAGAGGCATCCACGTGGAGGTGCCAGTGGCACAGGCAGAAAGCTTAGGCCCCTTGCAGGTGGCCCGGGTCCTCGCCAAGCTGGCCGAGAAGGAGAAGGTGGACCTTTTGTTCCTGGGCAAGCAG GCCATCGATGATGACTGTAACCAGACAGGTCAGATGACAGCTGGACTTCTGGACTGGCCGCAG GGCACATTCGCCTCTCAGGtgacactggagggagacaaGATCAAAGTGGAACGGGAAATCGATGGGGGTCTGGAAACCCTACGCCTGAAGCTGCCATCTGTGGTGACTGCTGACCTGAGACTCAATGAGCCTCGCTATGCCACCCTACCCAACATCATG AAagccaagaagaagaagattgaAGTGAtcaagcctggagacctgggtGTGGACCTGACCTCCAAGGTCTCTGTACTCAGTGTGGAGGAGCCCCCTCAACGCTTAGCAGGAGTCAAGGTGGAGaccacagaggacctggtggcTAAGCTGAAGGAGGTGGGACGGATCTGA
- the Cldnd2 gene encoding claudin domain-containing protein 2: MGVKRSLQTGGNLLNLLTSILTILSTATNYWIRQQGGHSGLWQECSHGICSNIPCQNTLAVTAACMVLAATFSIISLGLGMRIRCQEGESLRSQNAIVLLFLSGLLLLIALAGYTAKNAWKPEVFFSWSYFFGWLALPFSFLAGFCFLLADMIMQSTEAISGFPVCL, translated from the exons ATGGGGGTGAAGAGGAGCCTTCAGACTGGAGGCAATTTGCTTAATCTCTTGACCAGCATCCTCACAATACTGTCCACTGCTACCAACTACTGGATCCGACAACAAGGAGGCCACAGTGGCCTGTGGCAGGAGTGTAGCCATGGCATCTGCTCCAACATTCCCTGCCAGA ACACCCTGGCGGTGACCGCAGCATGCATGGTGTTGGCAGCAACCTTCAGTATCAtatctttggggttggggatgagGATTCGGTGCCAAGAGGGCGAGTCACTGCGTAGCCAGAATGCCATTGTCTTACTTTTTCTCAGCG GGCTGTTGCTGTTAATTGCATTGGCTGGATACACTGCAAAGAATGCCTGGAAGCCGGAAGTCTTCTTCTCCTGGTCCTACTTTTTCGGATGGCTGGCTTTACCCTTCTCGTTTCTTGCGG GCTTCTGCTTTCTGCTGGCGGACATGATCATGCAGAGCACCGAAGCCATCAGCGGGTTCCCAGTGTGCCTGTGA